CGACCGCAAGAGCAACGAGACCGCGTCCTCGACTTCTACCGTGACCATCTCAGGCATCACTTTGCAGCCGAGGAGGAGATCGTCTTCCCGCTGGCCCGCCGCCACCTTGCTGCCGAATCCGAACTGGTGGGCCGCCTCGAACAAGAGCATCGGCAACTGCGGCGCGGCCTGGAGGAGATGAAAGAGCAGACCAGCGGACTTGGACCAGCGCTCAAGCAATGGGCTGGACTGCTGCGGGATCACATCCGCAGCGAAGAGCGAGAGCTTTTCCAACTCATGCAAAGCCATGTTCCGGAAGATGAACTGGCGGCCTGCAGAGGCCAGGTGGAAGCTCTTTACGCTCGCCGCGGACGTTCCCAGGAATCCTGCCCGCTTTGATTTTTTGAAACGAACCCGCCCCGCCGGTATCTTTGAAGGGTGAAATGAAGTTCACTATCGCCTCTTGTCTTATCGTCATCTCCCTACTCCTGGTTTCAGCCGCATGGGCGGCCCAGCAGAATGGCGTCCCCGCGGCGCCCTACGATCTGCAGGCCAGCACCCGCTACGAGGGCGGTACGGCTGTGGCGGTCCTGCGGTGGCGCGACCGCGCCGACAACGAACTGGGATTCGAGATCCTGCGTTCCGACGACGCCGGCAAGAACTACAAGGTAGTGGGATTGGTGGGAGCCAATACGACCCGTTACGAAAACAAGGTCGGCAAGTACGTCTCGGGCGCCTTTCAGTTCAAGGTGAGGGCCTTTAACGACGCCGGCAAGAGCGAGCCCTCAAACATGGTCAGCGTCTGGTTTTGAGGCGCAGGCCCAAGCGGGATCCCCTCCCCGGCGCTTTTGGCTCAGGCTGCTTCGATGAAGGATAACAGGTCCGGCGTAGGTTGCAGCGAGTCGACCGCCAAGTCGGCCCCCGTCTCCTGCAACTCGACTCGCGAGTAATTCCCTGTGGCCACGGCGATCGTGCGGGCTCCGGCCTTGCGGCCGTGCTCGATGTCGTTGGGAGTATCTCCGATGACGATCACCGATTGAGCCCGAATCCCGTACAGTTCTTCGCCTCGCCGCACGGCCGCCCTGACCATCTGATGGCGGTCCTCGGCATCGCACCCGAATCCCCCGAAGGGAAAAAAGGAATGCAGCCCCGCGCTGCGCAGCTTCAACTCGGCGCAAGGGCGAATGTTGCCGGTGGCGATTCCGGTCCTGACCCTGCCCCCGTCGCGAAGGCGCAGAATGAGGTGGTAGGCTTGCCAGAAGACCGTCAATCCGCAGTGGCCGACAAGTTCGTCATCGAAGTGGCGGAGATAGACCCTGAAAAAGGACCGCAGGGCTTCCGCCTGCGGCATGTCCAGTCCACCGTTGCGGCTGAGCGCTTCTCGTACGATTTGGGAGTCGGTCTTGCCGTCCGGGCGGATGTCCCTCATGGCTTCGGTCAGGCCGAATACCTCCTGCAAAGCCCGGTTCAAGGCCCTCGTTCCAGCCCCGTCCGTGGTCATCAGAGTACCGTCGATGTCGAAGAGGATGAGGCGCATGCATCCAGTATAGGACTAATGCTATTTCCCGGCGACAGGAAGGGGAGTCACTGGTTTGAAGTCGATTATTCGCCCCTGGACGCTGCGGCCGGCGGGATTATTTCTTGAAGAGGTTGCGCAGCACGAAAAGGACATTGGCCGGCCGTTCGGCCAGGCGGCGAATGAAATAGGGAGCCCACTGCGTTCCGAAAGGAACGTAAACGCGCATCCGGTAGCCCTGATTCTTGATTTCTTCCTGGTACTCGGAACGCGTGCCGTAAAGCATCTGGAATTCGTATCGGGAGGAATCCACGCCATCGCGCTCGATCAGCTCCTGGGCCCGGTTGATCATCTTTTCGTCGTGGGTGGCGATGGCCGAATAGCAGGGCGAGGCCAGCATGATCTCCATCAGCTTGACGAAGTTGTCGTCGACTTGCGACTTCTTGGGGAAGGCCAGCTCCGGCGGCTCCTTGTAGGCCCCCTTGCAGAGCCGGATGTTGCAGCCCAGCGAGGCCAGGCGCCGCACGTCCTCTTCGCTGCGCCGCAAATAGGACTGAATGACGATGCCCACGGTGGCGGGTCCGTAGATCTCGAGGTGCTCGACGAACAGTTCGACGGTATCGGCGGTGTAGTCCGACCCCTCCATGTCGATGCGCACGAAGTTGCCGCACTCGCGGGCGGCGTCGAGGATCTTCTTCAGGTTGCGGGCGGCCACCTGGCGTCCGATGTCGAGTCCCAGTTGAGTCAGCTTGATGGAGATGTTGCAGTCCACTCCCCGCTCTTGGATCACATGCAGCAGATTGACGTAGGACTGGGTGGCCGTTCGGGCCGTTTCTTCGTCCTCCACGCCTTCGCCCAACAGGTCGAGCGAGCACTTGATTCCTTTGCTGTTGAGACCTTCCACCACGGGTATGGCCTCCTGCAGGGATTCTCCGGCTACGAAGCGCCGGGCGAAGCCGGTCTTCATGCCCTGTCGTGACAAGAATCCGACCAAGGCGGGGGAATCGGCGATTCTGAGCATCAGGTTTCGCAGCATATTTCAGGTCTCGGCGGCATCAGTCTATAGGCTGGGAACGCCGTTTCAAAGCTTGCACCAAAGCGACCAGTCCGTCGACTCCGCGCAGCAGCTCTTTCTTGTTCAGCTTCTCTTGCGCGGTGTGGGCGTCGAAGATCGATCCTGGTCCATAGAGCAAGGGGGCGGCGATCTTTTTCAGGTATGGGATATCGGTTCCAAATCCCACGCTCTTGACGGGAAATCCTTCCTCCAGGTGCATGTGCTGCGGGTCGCTTTGGGTGAAGACCTCCACCTCCAGGGGAGAGGTCAAACGGTCAATCCGGCTCAGATAGCGGCGGCAAGGCACGACGCAACGGAAGAACACCTCGGCCTGGGCCTGGTCGGGGATGACGTTGGGGGCCATTCCTCCCCTGAGAACTCCGATATTAAGGTGAGAGGGTCCCAGCAGGGGATGAGTGGGCCATTCGGCCTGGCGCAGACGCTGCAGGACGTCGAGCAGCGTTTCAACGGCCGATATTCCCCGTTCCGGATATCCCGAGTGGGCCGTCTTTCCCCGTGCCGTCAAGCGTAAGCCCAGTGCGCCTTTGTGGGCTGAGACCAGGTGGTTGTCAGTCGGTTCGCCGTTGATGATCCAGGAGCAGGAGAGCCCGCTTTGAGCAGCCAGACGGGCGCCGGCGC
This region of Acidobacteriota bacterium genomic DNA includes:
- a CDS encoding hemerythrin domain-containing protein translates to MKRHAGLIPLSHDHHDGLVIAQRLLQGASKSPQVSWPSRPQEQRDRVLDFYRDHLRHHFAAEEEIVFPLARRHLAAESELVGRLEQEHRQLRRGLEEMKEQTSGLGPALKQWAGLLRDHIRSEERELFQLMQSHVPEDELAACRGQVEALYARRGRSQESCPL
- a CDS encoding fibronectin type III domain-containing protein, with protein sequence MKFTIASCLIVISLLLVSAAWAAQQNGVPAAPYDLQASTRYEGGTAVAVLRWRDRADNELGFEILRSDDAGKNYKVVGLVGANTTRYENKVGKYVSGAFQFKVRAFNDAGKSEPSNMVSVWF
- a CDS encoding HAD family hydrolase, encoding MRLILFDIDGTLMTTDGAGTRALNRALQEVFGLTEAMRDIRPDGKTDSQIVREALSRNGGLDMPQAEALRSFFRVYLRHFDDELVGHCGLTVFWQAYHLILRLRDGGRVRTGIATGNIRPCAELKLRSAGLHSFFPFGGFGCDAEDRHQMVRAAVRRGEELYGIRAQSVIVIGDTPNDIEHGRKAGARTIAVATGNYSRVELQETGADLAVDSLQPTPDLLSFIEAA
- a CDS encoding proline dehydrogenase family protein, coding for MLRNLMLRIADSPALVGFLSRQGMKTGFARRFVAGESLQEAIPVVEGLNSKGIKCSLDLLGEGVEDEETARTATQSYVNLLHVIQERGVDCNISIKLTQLGLDIGRQVAARNLKKILDAARECGNFVRIDMEGSDYTADTVELFVEHLEIYGPATVGIVIQSYLRRSEEDVRRLASLGCNIRLCKGAYKEPPELAFPKKSQVDDNFVKLMEIMLASPCYSAIATHDEKMINRAQELIERDGVDSSRYEFQMLYGTRSEYQEEIKNQGYRMRVYVPFGTQWAPYFIRRLAERPANVLFVLRNLFKK
- a CDS encoding M20/M25/M40 family metallo-hydrolase yields the protein MGRLKQDPVALTRQLVDIPSLTGKEKELAEWLMEGLKEEGWNCSRQMLDSQRFNLLALGDDPDVLFSTHMDTVPPFIASDEDDEDVKGRGSCDAKGQIAAMICAARRLVAEGHRDVGLLFLVGEETDSAGARLAAQSGLSCSWIINGEPTDNHLVSAHKGALGLRLTARGKTAHSGYPERGISAVETLLDVLQRLRQAEWPTHPLLGPSHLNIGVLRGGMAPNVIPDQAQAEVFFRCVVPCRRYLSRIDRLTSPLEVEVFTQSDPQHMHLEEGFPVKSVGFGTDIPYLKKIAAPLLYGPGSIFDAHTAQEKLNKKELLRGVDGLVALVQALKRRSQPID